A region from the Triticum aestivum cultivar Chinese Spring chromosome 3D, IWGSC CS RefSeq v2.1, whole genome shotgun sequence genome encodes:
- the LOC123077385 gene encoding probable NADPH:quinone oxidoreductase 1: protein MDSLTASTTAKPTLRVAAFCGSLRKDSWHRGLIRAAEELCEESIPGLRIDHVDISGLPMVNPDLETDGGKGFPPAVEALRDSVRAADCFLFASPEYNYSVTASLKNALDWASRGKRNCWADRAAAIVCAGGDFGGARASLHLRQIGVFLDLHFINKPELHVRAFAEPPKFDEEGNLIDAETRERLRKVLLSLQAFALRLQHNMDD, encoded by the exons ATGGATTCCCTGACGGCGTCGACGACGGCGAAGCCCACCCTCCGAGTGGCCGCATTCTGCGGCTCCCTCCGCAAGGACTCGTGGCACCGCGGCCTCATCCGCGCCG CGGAGGAGCTTTGCGAGGAGTCCATCCCGGGGCTGCGCATCGACCACGTGGACATCTCCGGCCTGCCCATGGTCAACCCGGACCTGGAGACCGACGGCGGCAAGGGCTTCCCGCCGGCCGTGGAGGCGCTCCGCGACAGCGTCCGCGCCGCAGACTGCTTCCTCTTCGCCTCGCCCGAGTACAACTACTCGGTCACAGCGTCCCTGAAGAACGCGCTGGACTGGGCGTCGAGGGGCAAGCGCAACTGCTGGGCGGACAGGGCGGCGGCGATCGTGTGCGCGGGGGGCGACTTCGGCGGGGCCAGGGCGTCGCTCCACCTCCGCCAGATCGGGGTGTTCCTCGACCTCCACTTCATCAACAAGCCGGAGCTCCACGTGAGGGCGTTTGCGGAGCCGCCCAAGTTCGACGAGGAGGGGAACCTCATCGACGCCGAGACCAGGGAGCGGCTCAGGAAGGTGCTCCTCTCGCTCCAGGCCTTCGCGCTCAGGCTCCAGCACAACATGGACGACTGA